The following proteins are encoded in a genomic region of Paenibacillus sp. FSL H3-0469:
- a CDS encoding SGNH/GDSL hydrolase family protein, with protein sequence MSSNSHLQLQVQPLTEIEHLKIHGRTTGELNPLTLFWTGSAIEVNLRASELWLEVESGYDHHESWISILINSVPVSRQMVNAGRQWVCIFRGMNPERVKNIRIVKEVQAMSGDPGAYLQFHAVRTDGSFLPVEAKPYRLEFIGDSITSGEGVIGAKSEEDWIPAWFSGVHNYTALTAEAVQAEFRVISQSGWGVLSSWDNNPKGNIPDIYEQVCGLLTGPRNEALGAHKMNDFAAWQPDVVVVNLGTNDDGAFNSPEWLEEDTGRIYKQRLNEDGSYHEEDLAAFEAAVTRFLAKLRSYNPGAHLLWVYGMLGLSLMPSIYRAVDGYMRSTGDKNVSVFQLPNTTSETAGARTHPGLPAHQQTAGELSGYIRGLLSGS encoded by the coding sequence ATGAGCAGCAATTCTCATTTGCAGTTACAGGTACAACCTTTGACAGAGATAGAGCATCTGAAGATTCACGGCAGAACGACCGGGGAGCTTAACCCGCTGACGTTATTCTGGACGGGCAGTGCGATAGAGGTGAACCTCCGGGCCTCCGAGCTGTGGCTTGAAGTGGAGTCTGGTTACGATCATCACGAGTCCTGGATCAGTATATTGATCAACTCCGTTCCCGTCAGCAGACAGATGGTGAATGCCGGAAGGCAATGGGTCTGCATATTCAGAGGAATGAACCCTGAGCGGGTGAAGAATATCCGGATTGTAAAAGAGGTTCAGGCGATGAGCGGCGACCCAGGCGCCTATCTCCAGTTCCATGCGGTCCGCACAGACGGCAGCTTCCTGCCTGTTGAAGCGAAGCCGTACCGGCTGGAGTTCATCGGTGACAGTATCACATCAGGTGAGGGTGTCATTGGTGCCAAAAGTGAAGAGGACTGGATTCCCGCCTGGTTCAGCGGCGTTCATAACTATACAGCGCTAACTGCTGAGGCCGTGCAGGCCGAATTCCGGGTGATCTCACAGAGCGGATGGGGCGTGCTCTCCAGCTGGGATAATAATCCGAAGGGCAATATCCCTGACATCTACGAGCAGGTCTGTGGTCTGCTGACCGGTCCCCGTAATGAAGCGCTTGGGGCTCATAAGATGAATGATTTTGCTGCCTGGCAGCCGGATGTGGTGGTAGTCAACCTGGGCACCAATGATGACGGCGCGTTCAACTCCCCGGAGTGGCTGGAGGAGGACACCGGGCGCATCTATAAGCAGCGGCTGAATGAAGACGGAAGCTATCATGAGGAGGATCTGGCCGCCTTCGAGGCCGCAGTCACGAGGTTCCTGGCGAAGCTGAGAAGCTATAACCCCGGAGCGCATCTTCTCTGGGTGTATGGGATGCTCGGCCTCTCCCTGATGCCGTCGATCTACCGTGCGGTGGATGGATACATGAGGTCAACGGGCGACAAGAACGTGTCGGTGTTCCAGCTGCCGAATACGACCAGCGAGACAGCAGGAGCGCGGACCCATCCGGGGCTGCCTGCCCATCAGCAGACAGCAGGGGAGTTAAGCGGCTATATCCGGGGACTTTTATCAGGGTCATGA
- a CDS encoding N-acetylmuramoyl-L-alanine amidase, translated as MRKMYLIAAAWLNLLVLAACSNGADSGSGGNIADTSLSAGPAEGAALPAPAARSDQPQSSSQPYLGKVYKVVVDPGHGGEDPGAVSVSGRMEKDFNLGLD; from the coding sequence ATGAGGAAAATGTACCTGATAGCTGCCGCATGGCTCAACCTGCTGGTACTGGCAGCATGCAGTAATGGGGCAGACAGCGGATCAGGCGGGAACATTGCCGATACCAGTCTCAGTGCGGGTCCGGCTGAGGGGGCTGCTCTCCCTGCACCTGCTGCCAGATCGGATCAGCCGCAGAGCAGCAGCCAGCCCTACCTGGGCAAGGTCTATAAGGTTGTCGTAGATCCGGGGCACGGCGGGGAAGATCCAGGGGCAGTCTCTGTCAGCGGACGTATGGAGAAGGATTTCAATCTGGGCCTGGATTGA
- a CDS encoding AraC family transcriptional regulator, whose protein sequence is MNLLEDMNAALFYIEEHLDDEIDVKVAAGYALCSEYHFTRMFSFLAGIPLSEYIRRRRLTLAAFKLQGSQHRIIDVALEYGYTSPDAFTKAFQQLHGVTPSEARTAGTPLKAFPRMTFQLTIRGGSEMNYRIEEKEAFRIVGLKKRVAIQFSGVNPEIAAMWQSLNMEMIDELKGLSNIIPAGMISASVNFSEGRMEERGELDHYIGVATTLEAPPSYAKLEVPVSTWAVFEAVGPFPDTLQNIWGRIYSEWFPSSNYEQVEGPELLWNEGKDTGSPTFKSEIWIPVREVKRP, encoded by the coding sequence ATGAACCTGCTGGAAGATATGAATGCTGCACTCTTCTACATTGAAGAGCACCTGGATGACGAGATCGATGTAAAAGTGGCTGCTGGCTACGCGTTATGCTCGGAGTATCATTTTACACGGATGTTCTCCTTCCTGGCCGGTATCCCGCTCTCCGAATATATCCGCCGCAGACGTCTTACACTGGCTGCCTTCAAGCTGCAGGGGAGCCAGCACCGGATTATTGATGTTGCCCTGGAGTATGGATACACTTCGCCGGATGCATTCACAAAAGCCTTTCAGCAGCTTCACGGCGTAACGCCTTCAGAAGCAAGAACGGCAGGGACACCCCTGAAGGCCTTTCCTCGAATGACTTTTCAGTTAACTATCAGAGGAGGCAGTGAAATGAATTACCGCATTGAGGAGAAAGAGGCTTTTCGGATCGTTGGACTCAAGAAACGTGTAGCTATCCAGTTCAGTGGAGTGAACCCGGAGATCGCCGCCATGTGGCAGAGTTTGAATATGGAGATGATCGATGAGCTGAAGGGGCTGTCGAATATCATTCCGGCGGGAATGATCAGCGCATCGGTGAATTTCTCGGAAGGACGGATGGAGGAACGCGGGGAGCTGGATCATTATATTGGTGTTGCCACCACTCTGGAAGCTCCGCCATCCTACGCCAAGCTTGAGGTTCCTGTGTCTACGTGGGCTGTATTTGAAGCAGTGGGGCCATTCCCGGACACACTTCAGAATATCTGGGGCCGGATCTACTCCGAATGGTTCCCTTCTTCCAATTACGAGCAGGTCGAGGGGCCGGAGCTTCTGTGGAATGAAGGCAAGGATACCGGCTCGCCAACTTTTAAAAGTGAAATATGGATTCCGGTGCGGGAAGTTAAGCGACCTTAA
- a CDS encoding multidrug efflux SMR transporter, with protein sequence MNAYVLLALAIVSEVFGSSMLKASNGFKKLLPSIAVAAGMGLAFFNLSLALKEIPLGTAYAIWSGVGTALTALVGVLVYKERLNVRKIAGLILIIGGVVLLKLSTGV encoded by the coding sequence TTGAATGCTTATGTGTTATTAGCGTTAGCCATTGTGAGCGAGGTCTTCGGCAGCTCTATGCTGAAGGCATCGAACGGGTTCAAAAAGCTGCTTCCCTCCATTGCGGTGGCCGCCGGTATGGGCCTGGCGTTCTTCAATCTGTCGCTGGCGCTGAAGGAGATCCCTCTCGGGACAGCTTATGCCATCTGGTCCGGCGTTGGAACGGCGTTAACCGCATTGGTTGGCGTGCTGGTCTATAAGGAGCGTCTGAATGTGCGGAAAATAGCAGGCTTAATCCTCATCATCGGCGGTGTGGTTCTGCTGAAGCTGTCAACGGGGGTGTAG
- a CDS encoding LTA synthase family protein, protein MPYKESRSLRKRSILFFSLIMLVKSYFAWYYLFEDGPTWTTWLKEIPFVLLLFCLIEWFATKHKVAIYLLVNLLITILFFSLIVYHNHFGMIATSQVFGQVKQVGAVKKSIFAVVHPQYMLIFVDIIIISLIMLRRKKALAWKHSMSRPSNRKAVAILFCISLMLCMMNIFPNKASMNENVKAEQMGILNYEAYALLREPAEEPMDPAQISQAGIDMTKGIQQKADPVLFGAAKGKNLIILQMESLQNFLINLSVDGTEITPNLNKLAGESYYFPRFFQQVGQGNTSDAEFIVNTSFYVPPDGPATDKYAPKELPSLPKLLEAQGYDTATFHTNNVEFWNRGELYKALGFNQYYDKTYFGEEDAVFYGSSDEVLYSKTSAELARMDQREQPFYAHVISMSSHNPFSIPESKYKMTLPERYEGTLVGDYIRAENYADYALGQFIEELKSSGVWDNSVVVLYGDHRGLPIFSLKDGDKVLLQEILEHDYNERDLINVPLIISATGVTTPALKEQLGGQVDILPTVANLLGVPLDYHIHFGQDLLNQTAYNLLPQRYYLPTGSFVNNEELFLSGSGFEDGQHYTLSGNGTDLTQSTEDEFTRALELLRMSDSYVTQLTDRPVEDEPVSE, encoded by the coding sequence ATGCCTTATAAGGAATCACGTTCGCTTCGAAAAAGGTCGATTCTGTTCTTCTCGCTGATCATGCTCGTGAAGAGTTATTTCGCCTGGTATTACTTATTCGAGGACGGCCCGACCTGGACCACCTGGCTGAAGGAAATCCCGTTCGTGCTGCTGCTGTTCTGCCTCATCGAATGGTTCGCCACGAAGCACAAGGTCGCCATCTATCTGCTCGTCAATCTGCTCATTACCATACTGTTCTTCTCTCTCATCGTCTATCATAATCATTTTGGAATGATTGCTACGTCCCAAGTTTTCGGTCAGGTCAAGCAGGTAGGCGCCGTCAAAAAAAGTATATTCGCCGTCGTGCATCCGCAATATATGCTTATCTTCGTAGATATCATTATCATCAGCCTGATCATGCTCAGACGCAAAAAAGCGCTCGCCTGGAAGCATTCCATGTCCCGCCCCAGCAACCGCAAGGCGGTGGCTATCCTGTTCTGCATCTCGCTTATGCTGTGTATGATGAATATCTTTCCCAACAAAGCCAGTATGAATGAGAACGTCAAGGCAGAGCAAATGGGCATTCTCAATTATGAAGCCTACGCCCTGCTGCGTGAACCCGCTGAAGAGCCTATGGACCCTGCGCAGATCTCCCAGGCCGGCATCGATATGACGAAGGGCATCCAGCAGAAGGCTGATCCAGTCCTGTTCGGGGCTGCCAAAGGCAAGAATCTGATCATCCTGCAGATGGAGTCGCTCCAGAATTTCCTGATCAACCTGTCGGTGGACGGAACCGAAATCACGCCTAACCTGAATAAGCTTGCCGGCGAGAGCTACTATTTCCCCCGGTTCTTTCAGCAGGTAGGCCAGGGCAATACTTCAGATGCCGAATTCATCGTCAACACTTCCTTTTATGTGCCGCCGGACGGTCCGGCCACAGATAAGTATGCTCCGAAGGAGCTCCCGAGTCTGCCGAAGCTGCTGGAGGCACAAGGCTACGATACCGCGACTTTCCATACCAATAATGTGGAATTCTGGAACCGCGGGGAGCTGTACAAGGCACTGGGCTTCAATCAATATTACGACAAAACCTACTTCGGCGAAGAGGATGCAGTCTTCTATGGCTCCTCGGATGAAGTCCTGTACAGCAAGACCTCTGCCGAGCTTGCGCGGATGGATCAGCGTGAACAGCCCTTCTATGCCCATGTCATCTCGATGTCGTCGCATAATCCGTTCTCGATCCCGGAGAGCAAATACAAGATGACCTTGCCGGAACGTTACGAGGGAACGCTGGTCGGCGACTATATCCGGGCTGAGAACTATGCGGATTATGCGCTGGGTCAGTTCATAGAAGAGCTTAAAAGCAGCGGTGTGTGGGATAACAGCGTGGTGGTCCTTTACGGCGATCACCGGGGGCTCCCGATCTTCTCACTGAAGGATGGGGATAAAGTCCTGCTGCAGGAAATTCTGGAGCATGATTATAATGAGCGTGATCTGATTAATGTTCCGCTCATCATCTCAGCTACTGGTGTTACGACCCCGGCACTGAAGGAGCAATTAGGCGGCCAGGTAGACATTCTGCCGACCGTTGCAAATCTGCTCGGGGTCCCGCTGGACTATCATATACACTTCGGACAGGATTTGCTTAACCAGACAGCATACAACCTGCTGCCGCAGCGCTATTATCTCCCTACGGGCTCCTTCGTTAATAATGAAGAGCTGTTTCTGTCAGGCAGCGGGTTCGAGGACGGCCAGCATTACACCCTGTCCGGTAACGGAACAGATCTGACTCAATCGACGGAGGATGAATTCACCCGGGCGCTGGAGCTGCTCCGCATGTCCGACAGCTATGTGACGCAATTGACTGACCGCCCGGTGGAAGATGAGCCTGTGAGCGAGTAA
- a CDS encoding DUF2185 domain-containing protein, whose product MEWTLEDVEETSRLHPESFYVPSRQERESQGTGRMVRLHFMLTNPAEGQPRAERMWVEITGQDPVTGRYTGLLTNVPGVIQSLRVGDSVEFEPRHIAQTILRKGDPAWVEAGEKAAMVTRQCLTPGSSVRWMYREAATREEDSGWRLFTGEEDNAYLSDPKNTAIMNVYDLIDRDPSLLEPFKGAVGTAFERSGPDAAWVEVKNWR is encoded by the coding sequence ATGGAATGGACTTTGGAAGATGTGGAAGAGACGAGCAGGTTGCATCCGGAATCGTTTTATGTTCCCTCCAGACAGGAGCGGGAGTCACAGGGTACGGGGAGAATGGTGCGGCTGCATTTCATGCTGACGAACCCGGCCGAAGGGCAGCCGCGGGCTGAACGGATGTGGGTGGAGATTACCGGGCAAGATCCGGTTACCGGACGGTACACCGGCCTTTTGACTAATGTACCCGGGGTTATCCAGTCGTTGCGGGTGGGAGATTCGGTGGAATTCGAGCCAAGACATATTGCGCAGACGATCCTTCGAAAAGGGGACCCCGCCTGGGTTGAAGCCGGTGAGAAGGCGGCTATGGTCACCAGGCAATGCTTGACGCCAGGCAGCAGTGTGCGCTGGATGTACCGGGAGGCCGCTACCCGTGAAGAAGACAGCGGCTGGCGGCTGTTCACCGGAGAAGAAGATAACGCTTATCTGAGCGACCCGAAGAATACGGCCATCATGAATGTATATGATCTAATTGACCGGGACCCGAGCCTGCTGGAGCCTTTTAAAGGTGCTGTGGGTACAGCGTTTGAACGGAGCGGGCCGGACGCCGCTTGGGTAGAGGTGAAGAACTGGCGGTAA
- a CDS encoding GNAT family N-acetyltransferase, translating into MIELQSSEYSRIKHLLAHREGEFIFVFVHGVLDLNQPGKIYVNKLEQPTAGLVTSRGGKYYLFGQEDDEQFNRSLLDFLANPANHANFYDLYFSSNQWLALLKEPLKDNTVELSRTHYKMNSNAKAPADIQEDAGEFVLTRIDEQLFERYIREMDDSYRLLWTSAETYLDKAFGYCYLNENGFVSACNTFYVGGGYIEPDIITHKEYRNQGLAFSLCQEFIALGRQRQLTTYWDCDTGNTGSNHLAAKLGLVKVGEVPILWWHESKEVIAKYLATYNYTT; encoded by the coding sequence ATGATTGAATTACAATCTAGTGAGTATAGTAGAATCAAGCATCTTCTAGCGCATAGAGAAGGAGAATTCATCTTTGTATTTGTTCATGGGGTTCTAGATCTTAATCAGCCAGGCAAAATATATGTGAATAAGCTAGAACAGCCGACTGCCGGGCTTGTCACAAGCCGAGGCGGAAAATATTATCTGTTCGGGCAGGAAGATGATGAGCAGTTCAATCGAAGCCTGCTTGATTTCTTAGCTAATCCGGCCAATCACGCGAATTTCTATGATTTGTACTTCTCCTCGAATCAATGGCTTGCGCTGCTGAAAGAACCGTTGAAAGACAACACAGTAGAGCTCAGTAGAACACATTATAAGATGAACAGCAACGCTAAAGCTCCTGCTGATATCCAGGAAGACGCTGGAGAATTTGTTTTAACTAGAATCGATGAGCAATTGTTTGAACGCTACATTCGGGAGATGGACGATAGTTACCGGTTACTGTGGACTTCTGCTGAGACGTATCTGGACAAGGCCTTTGGTTATTGTTATTTGAACGAGAACGGGTTTGTAAGCGCTTGTAACACTTTTTATGTAGGCGGCGGCTATATTGAACCGGATATCATCACGCACAAGGAATACCGGAATCAAGGGTTGGCGTTCAGCTTGTGTCAAGAATTCATAGCGCTTGGCCGTCAGCGGCAGCTGACAACGTATTGGGATTGCGATACCGGCAATACTGGCTCCAATCATCTGGCCGCTAAGTTAGGGCTGGTGAAGGTAGGCGAAGTTCCTATTCTGTGGTGGCATGAGAGTAAAGAAGTCATTGCGAAATATTTAGCCACCTACAACTATACTACCTAA
- a CDS encoding alpha/beta fold hydrolase: MVEERILLGEISINAKYSLKDKPVLLLLHFSGGNLHMWDGVLPQLEQDYSILAPDLRGHGRSDKPETGYHIDEMAEDMYQLLRHLQVDKCHVAGSSMGAQVAVSLAASHPELVASLVCEGALNNEFGAYGLFDGTAEEVEQRKVQLRAELEEWKEPCYDSVESYVAQQRDELTAEGLWNEYFCAFYTHSLEQHPDGKYIYCYPNCIRIEYIEKYWELTFEHYYQKIQCPVLFLPSEAEWNDERVRSSLNAFTALLDSYEIALIPDSLHAYVWMQLPLQAGEAVRNFLGKQR; this comes from the coding sequence ATGGTCGAGGAACGTATCCTGCTTGGGGAGATAAGCATTAACGCTAAGTATTCTTTAAAAGACAAGCCTGTCCTCCTGTTGCTTCATTTCAGCGGCGGAAACCTGCATATGTGGGATGGAGTTCTCCCGCAACTGGAACAGGATTACAGCATCCTTGCACCGGATCTCCGGGGACACGGCCGGTCGGACAAGCCGGAGACTGGCTATCACATTGACGAGATGGCAGAGGATATGTATCAGTTACTAAGGCATTTGCAGGTGGACAAGTGCCACGTAGCAGGAAGCTCGATGGGGGCACAGGTAGCGGTCAGTCTGGCGGCATCCCATCCCGAGCTTGTAGCGTCCCTGGTGTGCGAAGGTGCGCTGAATAACGAATTCGGCGCATATGGTCTATTTGACGGCACGGCGGAAGAGGTGGAGCAGAGGAAAGTGCAGCTCCGGGCAGAACTGGAGGAATGGAAGGAACCGTGCTATGACAGCGTTGAATCATATGTAGCCCAGCAGAGGGATGAGCTGACTGCGGAGGGCCTGTGGAATGAATATTTCTGTGCGTTCTATACGCATAGCCTGGAGCAGCATCCAGACGGTAAGTATATCTATTGTTATCCGAACTGTATCAGAATCGAATACATAGAGAAGTATTGGGAGCTGACTTTTGAACACTATTATCAGAAAATACAGTGCCCGGTGCTGTTCCTGCCCAGTGAGGCGGAATGGAACGATGAACGGGTCCGCAGCAGTCTGAATGCCTTCACAGCGCTGCTGGACAGCTATGAAATTGCGCTGATCCCGGATTCGCTTCATGCGTATGTCTGGATGCAGCTTCCGCTTCAGGCGGGTGAGGCTGTGCGGAATTTCCTCGGCAAGCAGCGCTAA
- a CDS encoding multidrug efflux SMR transporter, with protein sequence MRGYFTLSIAIISEIFGTTMLKLSDGFSSVLPSIGVVLGMGLAFYCLSISLRTIPLSLAYAIWSGVGTALTALIGILIWNDPFNLLTGISLLIIIGGLVLLNSPDKAGRESTSEVSGKELPE encoded by the coding sequence ATGAGAGGTTATTTCACGCTAAGCATCGCTATTATTTCGGAAATCTTCGGTACGACTATGCTTAAGCTCTCCGATGGATTCAGCAGTGTGCTGCCGTCGATCGGAGTAGTGCTTGGAATGGGCCTGGCTTTTTACTGCTTATCGATTAGTCTTCGCACCATCCCTCTGAGCCTGGCTTATGCCATCTGGTCTGGCGTGGGGACAGCACTGACGGCGCTGATCGGCATCCTCATCTGGAATGATCCGTTCAATCTGCTCACCGGCATCAGTCTGCTGATTATCATCGGGGGGCTGGTGCTGCTGAATTCACCGGATAAGGCCGGACGGGAGAGCACCTCTGAAGTGAGCGGGAAGGAGTTACCCGAATGA
- a CDS encoding ATP-binding cassette domain-containing protein: protein MKQTQAAGQGGSYAIEAQGLVKIYGSNRAVDGVDLKVGTGMIYGVLGPNGAGKTTVIRMLATLLRPDAGSARIFGHDVAKEPQIVRQLIGVTGQYASVDESLSATENLVIFSRLHGLGRAESRSKAADLLEEFGLTEAAKRPLKNFSGGMRRRLDLAASLIAQPPLIFLDEPTTGLDPRTRNQMWETIRRLVNTGSTVLLTTQYLEEADQLADRIAVIDTGKVVAEGTVDELKSSVGNSSLHLKVVQPQQLLKARQIVEQVLQVRSNLSAEAAKIIAPMGNVDRVTDLLIALREADIPLLEMSVQKPTLDEVFLTLTGHGVKEDAGLVTDSAQKKGVLA, encoded by the coding sequence ATGAAGCAGACACAAGCAGCAGGGCAGGGCGGCAGCTATGCCATTGAAGCGCAGGGATTGGTCAAAATCTACGGGAGCAACCGGGCCGTGGATGGTGTGGATCTCAAGGTAGGCACAGGAATGATCTATGGGGTGCTGGGTCCCAATGGCGCCGGGAAGACAACCGTAATTCGCATGCTGGCTACCCTCCTTCGGCCTGACGCAGGTTCGGCGCGTATCTTCGGACATGATGTGGCAAAAGAACCGCAGATCGTGCGTCAGTTAATCGGAGTGACGGGTCAATATGCATCGGTGGATGAATCACTTAGCGCAACGGAGAACCTGGTGATCTTCTCCAGGCTGCATGGTCTGGGACGTGCGGAGTCGCGCAGCAAGGCCGCTGACCTGCTGGAGGAATTCGGCTTGACGGAAGCAGCGAAGCGCCCGCTGAAGAATTTCTCCGGAGGGATGCGCCGGCGGCTGGATCTGGCGGCCAGTCTGATTGCGCAGCCGCCGCTTATCTTCCTGGATGAGCCGACAACAGGGCTTGATCCCCGGACGCGCAATCAGATGTGGGAGACGATCCGCAGGCTGGTGAATACGGGATCAACGGTCCTCTTGACGACCCAATATCTTGAAGAAGCGGATCAACTGGCGGACCGGATTGCCGTGATTGATACCGGTAAGGTGGTTGCAGAGGGAACCGTTGATGAACTCAAGAGCTCGGTTGGCAACTCCTCGCTTCACCTGAAGGTGGTCCAACCGCAGCAGTTGCTGAAGGCGCGGCAGATTGTGGAGCAGGTGCTTCAGGTACGCTCTAACCTGTCCGCAGAAGCAGCCAAAATTATCGCACCGATGGGGAACGTGGACCGGGTAACCGATCTGCTGATTGCCCTTCGCGAGGCAGACATACCGCTGCTTGAGATGAGTGTGCAGAAGCCAACGCTGGATGAAGTATTCTTGACCTTAACCGGTCATGGCGTCAAGGAAGATGCGGGGCTTGTCACGGATAGCGCACAGAAGAAGGGGGTACTAGCATGA
- a CDS encoding ABC transporter permease, whose amino-acid sequence MSTLIKPGVDRNLKNHTSFGQVVRNSLTMAYRGLLKIRRTPEQLFDVTFQPIIFTLMFTYIFGGAIAGDVASYLPVIIPGILVQTVITTSVVTGVQLREDMEKGVFDRFKSLPIARIAPLAGALLADTIRYTIATVLTFVMGYIMGLRPEGGIGGVALAAVLVIGCSWAISWIFAFFGVIARTASSVQGISMIVLFPLTFLSNAFVPVETMPKWLQWFVNNNPISHLVTAVRELVNHGTVGSDLVYSLIGAAVIVAVFAPITVRAYMRRT is encoded by the coding sequence ATGAGTACTTTAATCAAGCCGGGTGTAGACCGTAATTTAAAAAACCATACCAGCTTCGGCCAAGTGGTACGTAATTCCTTAACGATGGCCTACAGAGGATTGCTCAAGATCCGGCGTACACCGGAGCAATTGTTTGACGTCACGTTTCAGCCGATTATATTCACCTTGATGTTCACATATATCTTCGGCGGGGCGATTGCCGGTGATGTGGCAAGTTATCTGCCGGTAATCATTCCGGGAATCTTGGTGCAGACCGTAATCACGACCTCTGTCGTCACCGGTGTCCAGCTGCGGGAGGACATGGAGAAAGGGGTGTTCGACCGCTTCAAATCGCTGCCGATTGCCCGGATTGCCCCTCTCGCAGGAGCACTGTTAGCAGATACTATACGCTACACGATTGCTACGGTACTCACCTTCGTAATGGGCTACATCATGGGCTTGCGGCCGGAAGGCGGCATCGGCGGGGTTGCCCTGGCGGCGGTTCTGGTCATCGGCTGCTCCTGGGCCATCAGCTGGATCTTTGCCTTTTTCGGTGTGATCGCCCGCACGGCTTCCAGTGTACAGGGGATTTCAATGATCGTGTTATTCCCGCTAACCTTCCTCTCGAATGCCTTCGTGCCGGTTGAAACGATGCCGAAATGGCTTCAGTGGTTCGTGAATAACAATCCGATCTCGCATCTGGTCACTGCTGTCCGTGAACTGGTCAACCATGGAACGGTAGGCAGTGATCTGGTCTACTCCCTGATCGGAGCCGCTGTGATTGTGGCGGTCTTCGCTCCGATTACCGTGCGTGCATATATGCGCCGGACATAG
- a CDS encoding GNAT family protein — protein MYMEQGNLVIRDATIADTELLCNWWNDGEVMAHAGFLEGLGITEQEVLTGLLTGTDSERKGRLILEIDGVPAGEMSYSAVSEHVAEMGIKICDSSQQNRGIGTRCLGMLIRYLFEAQGFHKIILDTNLKNTRAQHVYEKLGFRKIAVRKNAWADQHGELQTFIDYELTLAEWTQSP, from the coding sequence ATGTATATGGAACAAGGAAACTTGGTCATACGGGATGCAACTATCGCCGATACAGAGCTGTTATGCAACTGGTGGAACGACGGAGAAGTCATGGCGCATGCCGGATTTCTTGAGGGCTTAGGAATCACTGAACAAGAGGTGTTAACCGGATTGCTGACCGGGACAGATTCTGAACGTAAAGGACGTCTGATTCTGGAAATCGATGGTGTTCCCGCTGGAGAAATGAGCTACAGTGCTGTTTCAGAACATGTGGCGGAGATGGGTATCAAAATCTGTGATTCTAGCCAACAAAACAGAGGGATAGGCACACGCTGTTTAGGAATGCTGATCCGCTATTTGTTTGAAGCACAGGGGTTTCACAAGATCATACTGGATACGAATCTTAAGAACACCAGAGCACAGCATGTGTATGAGAAACTAGGCTTCCGGAAAATAGCGGTGCGCAAGAATGCGTGGGCAGATCAGCACGGGGAATTACAGACTTTTATAGACTATGAGCTAACCTTAGCAGAATGGACTCAAAGTCCCTGA
- a CDS encoding phosphotransferase translates to MGGTNVWDAEWEVSEEQARTLIGRQFPQLSSKQVKRLGWGWDNTVFLIGEEYVFRFPRRTFAVGAIRMEGKLLPKLEAYLTIPYPKPLFYGEASDEYPAPFLGYAHVPGDFPIGLTDERRALSAETLAEFLRRLHEFPVETALKCGVQQDHRSLTDIASRKVKMEGFLSKLVEHLSPAESGMIEAYISRLQQDRVEEVNVLLHGDLHFKNMLVNENGIVSGIIDWGDLSVGHPACDLSVAYSFLPPYARGVFFETYGGADEDTKLLARLIAVYIPMLIFMQAVDDGNEAIAAEAKSNIMRALSD, encoded by the coding sequence ATGGGAGGAACGAATGTATGGGATGCGGAGTGGGAGGTTAGCGAAGAGCAGGCGCGGACGCTGATCGGCAGACAATTCCCGCAGCTGTCCTCAAAGCAAGTGAAGCGACTAGGGTGGGGCTGGGACAATACGGTTTTTCTCATCGGTGAGGAGTACGTGTTCCGGTTTCCAAGAAGGACGTTTGCCGTTGGCGCGATTCGTATGGAAGGGAAGCTGCTGCCGAAGCTGGAGGCTTATTTGACCATCCCTTATCCGAAACCGTTGTTTTATGGGGAAGCAAGTGACGAATACCCGGCGCCATTTCTTGGCTATGCCCACGTGCCAGGAGATTTCCCAATTGGGTTGACGGACGAACGCCGGGCGTTATCGGCAGAGACGCTGGCGGAATTTCTGCGGAGATTGCATGAGTTTCCGGTGGAGACGGCGCTGAAGTGCGGAGTTCAGCAAGATCATCGAAGCCTGACGGACATCGCATCGCGCAAAGTGAAAATGGAAGGTTTTCTATCGAAGTTGGTTGAACACTTATCGCCGGCGGAGTCGGGTATGATCGAAGCGTATATCAGCAGGCTGCAACAGGACCGTGTGGAGGAGGTAAATGTACTGCTGCATGGCGATCTTCATTTCAAAAATATGCTTGTGAATGAGAACGGGATCGTCTCCGGCATCATTGATTGGGGTGATCTGAGCGTAGGCCATCCGGCTTGCGATTTGAGCGTTGCGTATAGCTTTTTACCACCTTACGCCCGCGGCGTGTTTTTCGAAACGTACGGAGGTGCGGACGAGGACACGAAGCTGCTGGCGCGGCTGATCGCGGTATACATCCCCATGCTGATCTTCATGCAAGCGGTCGATGACGGGAATGAAGCGATTGCGGCAGAGGCGAAATCCAACATCATGCGGGCACTGTCGGATTAG